One window from the genome of Ananas comosus cultivar F153 linkage group 13, ASM154086v1, whole genome shotgun sequence encodes:
- the LOC109719388 gene encoding laccase-7-like: MTHYMFMLAFALAFLGSLVDAAIVERTFHVGNMTITKLCQTRVITAVNQQMPGPTLEVSEGDKVIIHVLNHSPYNMTIHWHGVFQKLSGWADGPNMITQCPIQPGNKYTYKFNIIGQEGTLWWHAHVSFHRATVYGVLIILPREGPHTYPFPKPHHEVPILLGEWWNANVVDLADEAYVKGGAPNKSDVFTINGKPGDFYNCSEKDMYKLKVEYGKKYMFRIINAALNSELFFKVAGHNFTVMAVDASYTNPYKTDVIVIAPGQTVDALMAADAAPDKYYMAALRYEASGGVSFDNTTTRGIVEYYNTSPTSQPVMPTMPAYKDTLTANRFYTNLTGLLRPGKPTVPLTVNHRMFVTFGFGRVKCESDQLLCNQTTGALAASMNNVSFQFPSSASLLAAHYKNLKGIYMRGFPDKPPVFFDFTNESMNTDPALTPLVHTLKGTKVTKVKYNSTVEMVLQNTAIVVAENHPLHLHGFNFYVLAQGLGNYNKSEAVEKYNLVDPQMRNTIAVPGGGWAVIRFKANNPGVWIMHCHLDAHLQFGLATAFEVENGPTPDTILPPPPPDYPKC; encoded by the exons ATGACACACTACATGTTCATGCTAGCTTTTGCCCTTGCTTTCCTCGGATCCTTGGTCGATGCTGCAATCGTCGAACGCACTTTCCAT GTCGGAAACATGACAATAACCAAGCTATGTCAAACCAGAGTTATCACAGCCGTAAACCAACAAATGCCAGGTCCCACACTAGAGGTTAGTGAGGGTGATAAAGTGATAATTCATGTCCTCAACCACTCACCCTACAACATGACAATCCACTG GCATGGGGTTTTTCAGAAACTAAGCGGATGGGCCGATGGGCCCAACATGATAACCCAATGCCCGATACAACCTGGAAACAAATACACATATAAGTTCAACATTATAGGTCAAGAGGGCACACTCTGGTGGCATGCCCATGTCTCCTTCCACCGAGCCACCGTCTATGGAGTGCTCATCATCCTGCCAAGAGAAGGCCCTCATACTTACCCTTTCCCCAAGCCCCACCATGAAGTCCCAATCTTACTAG GTGAGTGGTGGAATGCTAATGTGGTCGATTTGGCTGATGAGGCTTACGTGAAAGGTGGCGCTCCAAACAAATCTGATGTGTTCACTATTAATGGAAAACCTGGTGACTTCTACAATTGCTCAGAAAAAG ACATGTACAAGTTGAAAGTAGAGTATGGAAAGAAATACATGTTCCGGATCATCAACGCTGCCCTCAATAGCGAACTCTTCTTCAAGGTAGCCGGTCACAACTTCACTGTGATGGCTGTGGATGCGAGCTACACAAACCCTTACAAGACCGATGTCATCGTGATCGCGCCTGGACAGACAGTTGACGCCCTAATGGCAGCCGATGCCGCTCCAGACAAATACTACATGGCGGCTCTCCGGTATGAAGCGAGTGGTGGCGTCTCCTTCGACAACACCACCACAAGAGGCATTGTCGAGTACTACAACACCTCACCAACTTCGCAGCCGGTGATGCCCACCATGCCGGCCTACAAGGACACCCTTACCGCAAACAGGTTCTACACCAACTTAACCGGCCTTCTCAGACCGGGCAAACCCACTGTTCCTCTCACTGTTAACCACCGCATGTTCGTCACCTTTGGGTTCGGACGTGTAAAATGCGAGTCGGACCAATTACTGTGCAATCAGACCACAGGAGCGCTCGCCGCGAGCATGAACAACGTCTCTTTCCAATTCCCTTCTAGCGCCTCGCTACTTGCGGCGCACTACAAAAATTTGAAGGGAATTTATATGCGGGGTTTTCCGGATAAGCCCCCAGTATTCTTCGATTTCACGAACGAATCCATGAACACTGACCCCGCTTTGACACCGTTAGTGCACACATTGAAAGGGACCAAGGTGACGAAGGTGAAGTACAACTCAACTGTTGAGATGGTGCTGCAGAACACAGCGATTGTGGTAGCAGAGAACCACCCGCTGCACCTTCACGGATTCAATTTCTACGTGCTGGCACAGGGTTTGGGGAACTACAACAAATCAGAAGCGGTGGAGAAGTACAACTTGGTGGATCCGCAGATGCGGAACACCATCGCCGTGCCGGGCGGCGGATGGGCAGTGATCCGATTCAAGGCTAATAATCCCGGGGTTTGGATCATGCATTGCCACCTCGACGCCCACTTGCAGTTTGGGTTGGCCACGGCTTTCGAGGTGGAGAACGGTCCCACGCCCGACACCAtcctccctccgccgccgccagaTTACCCCAAGTGCTAG